Proteins encoded together in one Peptococcus niger window:
- a CDS encoding M23 family metallopeptidase: MRQRCLALLLALVCGLAVLCAQAAPAQAAQPEYAYVPLKSAAVVQQDGVWLPLRSTFKDLNMDLVWRAEGQDKIKLTHGQQNYEIGLTQRNTRITLSDGSTYPLVIKNGSAYVPLSLFENIVNRNIGLSGNQMLVLVDGDPNWQMVGGTWTNQKPMWAHMNAYQAPQVAKVAPPSTTNPKATSPTPALAEANKVNTAPVTTGDQLIWPTTATYISSPFGQRVYPLGNGVQTDFHTGVDIAGAAGDPIFAAAAGVVTRAEAFSTYGNCIDITHPSGLVTRYAHLQSISVVVGQPVGQGQVIGAQGMTGAATGPHLHFETRVNGKAVDPDAFIHYR, encoded by the coding sequence TTGCGTCAAAGATGTTTGGCATTGCTTTTGGCCCTGGTATGTGGCCTGGCCGTTTTATGCGCCCAGGCGGCGCCGGCCCAGGCGGCTCAGCCGGAATATGCCTATGTTCCCCTGAAAAGTGCAGCTGTCGTTCAACAAGATGGTGTTTGGTTGCCCCTCCGGTCCACCTTTAAAGATTTGAACATGGACTTGGTTTGGCGGGCGGAAGGCCAGGATAAGATCAAACTGACCCACGGTCAGCAGAATTACGAAATTGGCTTGACCCAGCGCAACACCAGGATTACCTTATCTGACGGCTCTACCTATCCGCTCGTGATTAAAAACGGATCGGCCTATGTCCCGCTCAGCCTGTTTGAAAATATTGTTAACCGTAACATCGGGCTGTCCGGTAACCAAATGCTGGTCTTGGTGGATGGCGATCCCAACTGGCAAATGGTTGGCGGCACCTGGACCAACCAAAAGCCCATGTGGGCCCACATGAATGCCTACCAGGCACCGCAAGTGGCCAAAGTGGCGCCCCCCAGCACCACCAACCCGAAAGCCACTTCGCCGACCCCGGCCCTTGCAGAAGCAAACAAGGTGAATACCGCTCCGGTCACGACCGGTGACCAGTTGATCTGGCCCACCACGGCCACCTATATTTCTTCCCCCTTCGGTCAACGGGTCTACCCCCTGGGCAATGGCGTCCAGACCGATTTTCACACTGGTGTTGACATTGCCGGTGCGGCAGGAGACCCGATTTTTGCCGCTGCAGCAGGGGTGGTCACCCGCGCGGAAGCCTTCTCTACCTACGGCAATTGCATTGACATCACCCACCCGTCCGGTTTGGTGACCCGCTATGCCCATTTGCAGAGCATTTCAGTGGTCGTTGGCCAACCGGTGGGCCAGGGCCAGGTCATTGGCGCCCAAGGCATGACCGGCGCCGCTACAGGCCCCCACTTGCACTTTGAAACGCGTGTCAATGGTAAGGCCGTTGATCCGGATGCCTTTATTCATTATCGTTAA
- the phnX gene encoding phosphonoacetaldehyde hydrolase → MSKKIQMVVLDWAGTTVDYGSLAPLDTMTAIFEAEGLSLAPHEINAYMGMAKRDHIACLLTKAPGADQWLAKTGRPASEGDIDALYGAFESQIEPAILGHARLIDGVAEMTAALRARGLAVASTTGYTRAMIEALLPIAKDQGYAPDCVVTGDDVNSSRPAPFMIYECMRQLNIYPADRVVKVGDTVLDIGEGKNAGALAIGVLEGSNLIGLSQATFEGLSEARQEALCNAAREKYIAAGADMVIQRIADLPAAIDALNAQMGSR, encoded by the coding sequence ATGAGCAAAAAAATTCAAATGGTCGTCCTCGACTGGGCCGGCACGACGGTGGATTACGGGTCTCTGGCGCCCCTGGACACCATGACCGCTATCTTTGAAGCGGAGGGCCTCAGCCTGGCGCCCCATGAGATCAACGCCTATATGGGGATGGCCAAACGGGACCACATCGCCTGCCTGCTAACAAAGGCGCCCGGCGCTGACCAATGGCTGGCTAAAACTGGCCGTCCTGCAAGTGAAGGGGATATTGATGCCCTTTACGGTGCCTTTGAAAGCCAGATTGAGCCGGCCATCCTGGGCCACGCCCGCTTGATTGATGGGGTGGCGGAGATGACCGCCGCCTTACGGGCCCGCGGCCTTGCGGTGGCCTCCACCACCGGTTACACCCGGGCCATGATTGAGGCCCTTTTGCCCATTGCCAAAGACCAGGGCTATGCTCCGGACTGTGTGGTGACCGGCGATGATGTGAATAGCTCCCGTCCGGCCCCCTTTATGATTTATGAATGCATGCGGCAATTGAACATCTACCCGGCCGATAGGGTGGTCAAGGTGGGCGACACGGTTTTAGACATCGGCGAAGGGAAAAACGCCGGCGCCTTGGCCATTGGCGTCTTGGAAGGGAGCAACCTCATCGGCCTCTCTCAAGCCACCTTTGAGGGCTTATCGGAAGCCAGGCAGGAGGCCTTGTGCAATGCGGCCAGGGAAAAATACATTGCCGCCGGCGCCGACATGGTGATTCAACGCATTGCCGACCTGCCGGCCGCCATCGACGCTTTAAATGCCCAGATGGGCAGCCGTTGA